From Syntrophorhabdaceae bacterium:
CTGAATGCGACATACGGCCCGCATTCCAGCACGACAGGGACAGGATAACCCACAGCAAATCGTTCCGGAGACTGAAACACAAGACACAGGTTTTTCTCTCCCCTGCCGGCGACCATTACAGGACAAGACTCACCCACACCCTCGAGGTTGCCCAGATAGGACGAACCATTGCAAAAGCGCTCGACCTGAATGAAGACCTCGTTGAGGCAATCTCCCTCGGACACGATCTCGGCCATACACCATTCGGCCACGCAGGGGAAGAGGTCCTCAACGGCATTCACGAGGGAGGGTTTCGCCATTATGAGCAGAGCCTCAGGGTTGCGGACATCCTGGAGAGGGATGGTAAAGGGCTCAACCTTACCCATGAAGTGAGGGACGGCATCGTACGCCATTCAAAGGGCAAGGGGGAGATCGTTATCAGGGATGAGGCAGAAAAGCCTCTTACAAGGGAGGCTGAGGTGGTGAGGGTTGCCGACGTTATCGCCTACCTGAATCACGATATAGATGACGCGATCAGGGGGAACGTCATCACAGAAGAGGACCTGCCCGGGAAGTGCAGGGAATTCCTTGGTTTCACCGTCTCGGACAGGATCGACCGTATGGTACGGGGGGTTATATCGGAGACGCAGAAAGACCCTGAATTACAGGTACATTTTGGAGAGGAGCTCGAAGAACACATCGTGCAACTAAGGGATTTTATTTATGAAGCGGTATATGACAGCAATGTCGTCCATGGGGACTTCCTGAAATGCTCCAGGATCATCACCGACCTTTACCGGCATTTCCTGAAGAATCCTGATGCCTTCCTGAAAGAGACCGAAAGGAACGATTTTTATGACGAACCGGCAATATGCGTGTGTGATCTTATCGCGGGTATGACAGATCGCTATGCCTTTAATCTTTTTGAGAAGATCTTCCTTCCCTTGCCATGGAATATACCACTTTGATGGAACGGAAATATTTTGAATACTGATATTGGAGAATTTGATATGATGGACAAGGTTTATAATCCTCACGCTATTGAAGAGAAGTGGTACAGGTTCTGGGTTGAAAAGGGATTCTTTACGGCAGAGGGCAGTTCCCCGAAGCCTTCCTTTTCCATGGTTATCCCTCCCCCGAATGTTACCGGCTCTCTTCACATGGGGCACGCATTAAATAATACCCTCCAGGACATTGTAACTCGATTCAGGAGGATGGCAGGCTTCAATGCGCTCTGGCTTCCCGGTACAGACCATGCAGGCATTGCGACGCAAAATGTCGTTGAGAGGGAGCTCGCGAAGGAAGGGCAGACTCGTGAGATGCTCGGCCGGGATACATTTATCGAAAGGGTCTGGCAATGGAAAGAACAATCAGGGAACACTATCATAGAACAGCTCAAGCGACTCGGCTGCTCCTGTGACTGGTCCCGGGAACGCTTCACAATGGACGAGGGGCTTTCGAGGGCTGTCCGCGAGGTATTTGTACGGCTTTACAATGAAGGGCTCATCTACAGGGACAACTACATCATCAACTGGTGCCCGCGGTGTAAGACCGCCCTTTCAGACCTTGAAGCCGAGCATGAAGAAACAAATGGGCATCTCTACCATATCCGGTATCCCCTGGCGGAAGGCAACGGATACCTGACGGTCGCAACGACAAGGCCCGAGACCATGCTTGGCGATACAGCCGTTGCAGTGAACCCCGATGACGGACGATATGGAAGATATGTCGGGAAATACGTCATACTGCCAATCGTGGAGAAAAAGATCCCTGTTATCGGCGACAGCTACGTCGATACGTCATTCGGAACGGGCGTACTCAAGGTTACGCCGGCACACGACCTCAATGACTTCGAGATCATGAAGAGACATAACCTCGAGGTCGTCAAGGTCATCGATGACGATGGGAAGATGAACGAAAACGCCGTTCATTACAGGGGCACGGATAGATTCGAATGCCGGGACACAATCGTCAGGGAACTGGAGGAAAAAGGCCTCCTTGAAAAGATCGAGCCATACAACCTGGGTGTCGGAAAGTGCTACCGGTGCAAGACCATCGTGGAGCCCTCGCTGTCACTCCAGTGGTTCCTGAAGATGAAACCCCTCGCACAACCGGCAATCGAGGCCGTACGGGCACAACGGGTCAGGATCATCCCCGAGATGTGGGAAAAGGTCTATTTCGAATGGATGGAGAACATCAGAGATTGGTGTATCTCCCGCCAGATATGGTGGGGACACAGGATACCTGTATGGTATTGCGACAGATGCAACAAAACCTATGTATCCGTTGATAATATCGACACCTGCCAGGATTGTAAAGGCGAGTTGCGGCAGGAGTCCGATGTCCTTGATACGTGGTTCTCGTCAGGACTCTGGCCCTTTACCACCCTTGGCTGGCCTGACAAGACCGATGACCTGAAGACATTTTACCCAACGTCACTTCTCGTAACAGGGTTTGATATCCTCTTTTTCTGGGTAGCCCGGATGATCATGATGGGTTTGAAATTCATGGGGGACGTGCCCTTCCGTGACGTATACATCCACGCGCTCGTGAGGGACGCCGAAGGCAAGAAGATGAGCAAAT
This genomic window contains:
- a CDS encoding deoxyguanosinetriphosphate triphosphohydrolase, with the translated sequence ECDIRPAFQHDRDRITHSKSFRRLKHKTQVFLSPAGDHYRTRLTHTLEVAQIGRTIAKALDLNEDLVEAISLGHDLGHTPFGHAGEEVLNGIHEGGFRHYEQSLRVADILERDGKGLNLTHEVRDGIVRHSKGKGEIVIRDEAEKPLTREAEVVRVADVIAYLNHDIDDAIRGNVITEEDLPGKCREFLGFTVSDRIDRMVRGVISETQKDPELQVHFGEELEEHIVQLRDFIYEAVYDSNVVHGDFLKCSRIITDLYRHFLKNPDAFLKETERNDFYDEPAICVCDLIAGMTDRYAFNLFEKIFLPLPWNIPL
- a CDS encoding valine--tRNA ligase: MMDKVYNPHAIEEKWYRFWVEKGFFTAEGSSPKPSFSMVIPPPNVTGSLHMGHALNNTLQDIVTRFRRMAGFNALWLPGTDHAGIATQNVVERELAKEGQTREMLGRDTFIERVWQWKEQSGNTIIEQLKRLGCSCDWSRERFTMDEGLSRAVREVFVRLYNEGLIYRDNYIINWCPRCKTALSDLEAEHEETNGHLYHIRYPLAEGNGYLTVATTRPETMLGDTAVAVNPDDGRYGRYVGKYVILPIVEKKIPVIGDSYVDTSFGTGVLKVTPAHDLNDFEIMKRHNLEVVKVIDDDGKMNENAVHYRGTDRFECRDTIVRELEEKGLLEKIEPYNLGVGKCYRCKTIVEPSLSLQWFLKMKPLAQPAIEAVRAQRVRIIPEMWEKVYFEWMENIRDWCISRQIWWGHRIPVWYCDRCNKTYVSVDNIDTCQDCKGELRQESDVLDTWFSSGLWPFTTLGWPDKTDDLKTFYPTSLLVTGFDILFFWVARMIMMGLKFMGDVPFRDVYIHALVRDAEGKKMSKSKGNVIDPLIIMDQYGTDSFRFILTLLAAQGRDVLLSEERIEGARNFVNKVWNASKLALSFLQDREIPTGTRRSSYLPDAWIRSRTQKVIRDVTESINSYRFNEAASSLYTFIWHEFCDWYLELIKPNLYGKVTSFDTDATRSVLYRTLTDIVKLLHPIMPFVTEEIYQRLPGRDNESVMVSGFPVFNEAELDEESETNMATIMGVIDVIRNIRGETGIAPNVKIGVVIRANGHQSLLEAYEFYMKDLARIGNILFIDGDAPEHSAVGVHKGIEVFVPIHGLIDVQKELGRIEKELLKIHEESERISGKLNNPAFREKAPPEVIAKNEASFNELQEKRGKLMASRKMLESITG